The Setaria italica strain Yugu1 chromosome IX, Setaria_italica_v2.0, whole genome shotgun sequence genome has a window encoding:
- the LOC101755147 gene encoding 2-hydroxyisoflavanone dehydratase-like, whose protein sequence is IAHSSHAAGGTGPEPWLAEHGDFSRVFLAGASAGGTIAHVVAARAGGQGAGGLGMRVRGLLIVHPYFSGAADIGDEGAAGKKRKARADAFWRFLYPGSPGLDDPLSNPFSEAAGGSAARVAAERVLVCVAEKDDLRDRGVWYYENLKASGYPGEVELLEARIQGEGASSGGGGA, encoded by the coding sequence ATAGCTCATTCCTCCCACGCCGCGGGCGGCACCGGGCCGGAGCCGTGGCTCGCCGAGCACGGCGACTTCTCCCGCGTGTTCCTGGCCGGGGCCAGCGCGGGGGGCACCATCGCGCACGTCGTGGCGGCGCGCGCTGGCGGGCAAGGCGCCGGCGGGCTCGGGATGCGCGTCAGGGGCCTCCTGATCGTGCACCCCTACTTCAGCGGCGCGGCGGACATCGGTgacgagggggcggcggggaaGAAGCGCAAGGCGCGCGCCGACGCGTTCTGGCGGTTCCTGTACCCGGGCTCCCCCGGGCTCGACGACCCGCTGTCCAACCCGTTCTcggaggccgccggcgggagCGCGGCGCGGGTCGCGGCGGAGCGCGTCCTTGTCTGCGTCGCCGAGAAGGACGATCTCCGCGACAGGGGCGTCTGGTACTACGAGAACCTCAAGGCCAGCGGATACCCGGGTGAGGTGGAGCTGCTCGAGGCCCGGATCCAGGGGGAAGGGGCGtcgagcggcggaggcggcgcctag
- the LOC101777275 gene encoding protein RESPONSE TO LOW SULFUR 2-like, with the protein MMTRKATVDAREAEEIRRRNAELERAVAEAAAREERLRRELEAALARLAVAEEGEERLCVQLGELEAEAVTQAVEYREHVRALSERLAFADGVLRNSGIAAGVGSSG; encoded by the coding sequence ATGATGACGAGGAAGGCGACCGTGGACGccagggaggcggaggagatcaGGCGGAGGAACGCTGAGCTCGagagggcggtggcggaggcggcggcgagggaggagcggctgcggcgggagctggaggcggcgctggcgcggctggccgtggccgaggagggcgaggagagGCTGTGCGTGCAGCTGGGCGAGCTGGAGGCCGAGGCCGTGACGCAGGCCGTCGAGTACCGGGAGCACGTCAGGGCGCTCTCCGAGCGGCTCGCCTTCGCCGACGGTGTGCTCAGGAACTCCGggatcgccgccggcgtcgggaGCAGTGGTTGA